Part of the Actinomycetota bacterium genome is shown below.
CGGGATGGCTGCCGACGTCGAGGTACAGGCGGGCGCCGTTCTCGAGGAAGACGTTGCTCGACCGACCCCAGCTCACGACCCGGCGGAAGAGGTAGCGGGCCACCTCGTCGGGGCTGAGCCGGCGCTGCCCGCGCAACGTGCACGTCACGCCGTACTCGTTCTCCAAGCCGAAGATCCGGCGCTCCATGCTCCGCTCTCTCCCCGCTGTCCCGGCCCACGGTACCGTTCAGCCGATGCAACGGACCCGAATGGTGCGCCTGGCCACCGTGCGGAGCACCTTCCACGCCCGGGTCATCGCCGCCCGGCTGGGCGCCGAGGGCATCATGGTGCAGCTCCGGGGCAACGTCGACGGCGTCTACCCGATGGGCGACACCCACGTGTACGTCGAGGCCGACGCCCTGGACACGGCTCGAGAGGTCCTGCTGGTCGACGAGGTCGAGTCGGCGTTCGACGAGCCCGTCGACGAGGCCGCCGTCCCCTCGCTCACCTGGCCCCGCTGGGTGGTGCTGGCGGCGATCGTCGCAGTCGCGGCGCTGACCCTCTCGCGCGCGATCTAGCCCCCGCCGGGGCCGGCATCCGCGGCCGGCTCGGGCAGCAGCGCGGCCAGCTCGTCGTCGGCGATGCGCCGGAACGCGCGGCGGCCGTCGCTGCGGGCGAGCACCGCGACCTCGAGGTCCTTGGGCGCGAGGGTGCGCTCGGGCCCCGCCAGCGCGCCGACGGCGAGGTGGAGGGCAGCCTGCAGGCTCATCCCCGGCTGGAAGCCCTCCTTCACCCGGTCGTCGATGACGTCGGCCTCGCCGCCGAGCACCGTGAAGCCCTCTTCGTCGACCACCGTGCCGTCGTACTGGATGTGGTACAGCTGGTCCTCGCTGTGCGGCTGGTCGGAGTCGTCGCCGTGCTCGTCGGGAATGCCCACCTCCGCCACGAGGATCTCCACCTCCAGCGGCTTCATCTCGTGGGTGAAGATCTGGTTGAGGGTCTGCGCGTAGGCGTTGGCGAGCGAGCGTGCATCGACGTCCTCACGCGAGAACGAGTAGCCCTTCAGGTCGGCGTGGCGCACGCCTGCGGTGCGCAGCGTGTCGAACTCGCTGTACCTGCCGACACCCGCGAACGCGATGCGGTCGTAGATCTCACTCACCTTGTGCAGCGTGCGCGAGGGGTTCTCCGCGCAAATCAGGATGCCTTCGTCGAACACGACGGCGATCAGGCTGCGACCGCGGGCGATGCCCTTCCGGGCGTAGTCCGCCCGGTCCTTCATGACCTGCTCCGGCGCCACGTAGAACGGCATGCTCATGCGATCACCACGCGCGCCCGCGAGCGGCTTCGCCGCTTCATCGCAGCCGGCCCTGTGCGGACTTGTGCTCGATGAGGGCGGCGAAGCGTTCCGACACCTCGGCCTCCGGCACGGCCTCGTAGCCCCGGTCGGTGATGGTGGCGAGCGTCGGGTAGATGCCTCGCACCGCGTCGGGCCCCCCGGTGGCCGAGTCCTCGTCCGCCGCCTCGTAGAGCGCCTGGATGGCGAGCTCGAGCGCGGCGGCCCGCTCCATCCCGTCGGTCCAGCCCAACTTCACGGTGGTCCGCGCGTCGCGGCCGCCCGAGCCGTCGGCGTGGAAGTCGCTCTCCTCGTAGCGGCCGCCGGTGACGTCGTAGGTGAAGATGCGACCCTGGCGGCGGCGCAGGTCGTACCCCGCGAAGAGGGGCACGACGACCAGGCCCTGCATGGCGCTCGGCAGGTTCTGGCGCACCATCTGGGCCAGCTGGTTCGCCTTGCCCTCGAGGCTCAGCGCCATGCCCTCGACCTTCTCGTAGTGCTCGAGCTGGAGCTGGAAGAGGCGAACCATGTCGAGCGCGAAGCCCGCCGCGCCTGCGATCGCCACCCCCGAGTGCCGGTCGGCCGGGTACACCTTCTCCATCGCCCGATGGGCGATCGAGGACCCCGCGGTGGCCCGGCGGTCACCGGCCATGACCACGCCCTCGGTGTAGCGCAGGGCGACGATGGTGGTGCCGTGGGTGATCTGGAGCGCGGGGTCGGCATGCTCGACCGCAACCGGCTCGAGCCGCAACCTGCGGAGCAGCTCGCCGAAGTCGGGGCCGGGGTCGGCGCCGGGGGGGAAGAGGGGGAGGCTCATGTGGAGACGGAGGCTACCGCCTCCCCGCGGTGATCAGGACCGTGCCGACGGACCCGCTCCCCGGGTCCCGCGCGGGAGCTCGGGGCGCTACTGCCCGCCCTTCTGGACGTACGAGCGCACGAACTCCTCGGCGTTGTCCTCGAGGACCTCGTCGATCTCGTCGAGGAGGTCGTCGAGCTCGGCCTTCAGCTTCTCACCCTGCTTCGACGCGGCCGGCGCCTCCTCGACGTCCTCCTGCTTACGGGCCGGTGCCGGCTTCTTCTTCTGCTCTCGCTCTGGCATGACGAATGAACTGCCTCCCTATGAGCCCAGGCGCTCCAACAGCTCTGCGGGGCTCGCGCATCCTTCCAACAACGTATCGACGTGCGCCGCGGTTCCTTTGAGCGGCTCCATCATGGGTACCCGACGCAGGGGGTCGGTGCCAAGGTCAAATACCATCGAATCCCAGTTGGCTGCGGCGATCGACGACGCCCAGCGCTGCAGGCACTTGCCGCGGAAGTACGCGCGCGTGCCCTTCGGGGGCTCCGTGATCGCCTCGACGACGGATTCCTCGCTCAACAGCTTCTCGGTGTCGAGCCGCGCGAACAGCGACCGCTCGGGCCGGATGTCGTGGTACTGCAGGTCCATGGCCGCCAGCTTGTGGTCGTCCCAGCGCAGGCCCCGGCGTTCGCGGTAGGCATCGACCAAGGTGTACTTGGCGACCCAGTCGATCTGGCCCGCGAGCTGCATGGGATCGACCTCGAGGCCCGTCAGGGTGGTCTCCCAACGGCGGAGGACGTCGCGCCCCACGTCGTCGTCGACCGCCTCGAGCCCGCGGTCCTCCGCGTACTTGCGCGCCAGGTCGAGCAGCTCCCACTGCATCTCGAGCGCGGTGAGGCGGCGACCGTCGGCGAGCTCGAGCGGCTGGCCGAGGGTCAGGTCGTAGGAGACCTGCCGGATCGCCTGCACCGGCGTGACCAGCGTGAGGTCGAGCTCACCGAAGAAGTCGTCCTCGATCATGGCGAGCACGATCGCGGTGACGCCCACCTTGAGGTAGGTCGCCACCTCGCACAGGTTGGCGTCGCCCACGATCACGTGGAGTCGCCGGTACTTCTGGGCGTCGGCGTGGGGCTCGTCGCGGGTGTTCACGATCGGCCGCTTCAGCGTGGTCTCCAGGCCGACCTCCTCCTCGAAGAAGTCGGCTCGCTGGGTCAGCTGGAACGGAACGTCGGCGCTGCTCACCGACGACACCTCGGACCCCACCTTGCCCGCGCCGGTGTAGATCTGGCGGCTCACGAAGTGCGGCATCACGTGGTGCACGATGCGGCTGAACGGCACCGCCCGGTCCATCAGGTAGTTCTCGTGCGTGCCGTAGGAGTTGCCCTTGCGGTCGGAGTTGTTCTTCAGGATCACGACGTCCTGGCCCGCGGGCAGCACCGCGGCCGCCGCCTCCACCGACCGGGCCAGGATGCGCTCGCCCGCCTTGTCGTAGCGAACGCACTCGAGCGCGTCGGCGCACTCGGGCGAGGAGTACTCGGGATGGGCGTGGTCGACGTAGTAGCGGGCGCCGTTGGTGAGGACCGCGTTGACCAGGTGCGTCTCGACCTCGGGCGCCATCGACCCCTCGCGCGCGAAACCCCGCGCGTCGCGCCCAGGCGACTCGTCCTCGAAGTCCCAGCCCACCTTGCGCTGGGCGCGGGCGACATAGGCGTTGATCAGCACCGATGATGCGGTGACGGGGTTGGACTCGCCGGCACCGCGCAGGATGATGCCGTACTCGGTTTCGATTCCGCAGACCTTGCGAATCGCCATCGGTGTGACGCTACCCCGCTCGGGGCCCCTGTCCAGCCGCCAGAGGTGCCGTCAGAGGTACTGCCCCGTCCCGACGCGCTCGATGGCCCGACCGCCGGTGGGACCGGCCTCGCCCTCGTCGGACAGGAGCGTGCGGATGTACACGATGCGCTCGCCCTTCCGGCCCGAGATCTTCGCCCAGTCGTCGGGGTTGGTGGTGTTGGGCAGGTCCTCGTGCTCCTTGTACTCCTGCTTGATCGAGGCGATGAGGTCGGAGGTGCGGATGCCGCGTCCTTCGCCCGCGATCGTGCGCTTGATGGCCAGC
Proteins encoded:
- the prcA gene encoding proteasome subunit alpha, producing the protein MSMPFYVAPEQVMKDRADYARKGIARGRSLIAVVFDEGILICAENPSRTLHKVSEIYDRIAFAGVGRYSEFDTLRTAGVRHADLKGYSFSREDVDARSLANAYAQTLNQIFTHEMKPLEVEILVAEVGIPDEHGDDSDQPHSEDQLYHIQYDGTVVDEEGFTVLGGEADVIDDRVKEGFQPGMSLQAALHLAVGALAGPERTLAPKDLEVAVLARSDGRRAFRRIADDELAALLPEPAADAGPGGG
- a CDS encoding ubiquitin-like protein Pup: MPEREQKKKPAPARKQEDVEEAPAASKQGEKLKAELDDLLDEIDEVLEDNAEEFVRSYVQKGGQ
- a CDS encoding proteasome accessory factor PafA2; protein product: MAIRKVCGIETEYGIILRGAGESNPVTASSVLINAYVARAQRKVGWDFEDESPGRDARGFAREGSMAPEVETHLVNAVLTNGARYYVDHAHPEYSSPECADALECVRYDKAGERILARSVEAAAAVLPAGQDVVILKNNSDRKGNSYGTHENYLMDRAVPFSRIVHHVMPHFVSRQIYTGAGKVGSEVSSVSSADVPFQLTQRADFFEEEVGLETTLKRPIVNTRDEPHADAQKYRRLHVIVGDANLCEVATYLKVGVTAIVLAMIEDDFFGELDLTLVTPVQAIRQVSYDLTLGQPLELADGRRLTALEMQWELLDLARKYAEDRGLEAVDDDVGRDVLRRWETTLTGLEVDPMQLAGQIDWVAKYTLVDAYRERRGLRWDDHKLAAMDLQYHDIRPERSLFARLDTEKLLSEESVVEAITEPPKGTRAYFRGKCLQRWASSIAAANWDSMVFDLGTDPLRRVPMMEPLKGTAAHVDTLLEGCASPAELLERLGS
- the prcB gene encoding proteasome subunit beta, whose amino-acid sequence is MSLPLFPPGADPGPDFGELLRRLRLEPVAVEHADPALQITHGTTIVALRYTEGVVMAGDRRATAGSSIAHRAMEKVYPADRHSGVAIAGAAGFALDMVRLFQLQLEHYEKVEGMALSLEGKANQLAQMVRQNLPSAMQGLVVVPLFAGYDLRRRQGRIFTYDVTGGRYEESDFHADGSGGRDARTTVKLGWTDGMERAAALELAIQALYEAADEDSATGGPDAVRGIYPTLATITDRGYEAVPEAEVSERFAALIEHKSAQGRLR